AATCTGACAGTTTCCCACCAAGGAATATTGCATTGCATTGTAAGACTTTTTTTAGCACTACTTTTTTCTTGTTTGATCTCAAGGCAAGGAAAACTTGCGGCCACATAGTATTTGATGTCTTTTTGGAGGCAGAAAACAgtatttaatagaatatatgAATCGTCAACATTAAACAAGACTGCTAAAACGAATTCATAAAGCATCTCAAGCTGCTCTATCAAGCTGTCATGTATTTCTCACATCACATGGCTAATAGTCATAAGACATCCACGGAACATACCCTTTCGGTCTCCGCTCTGATCCACAAATATAGGTTCTGAAGTTTTCAGCACTGGGAAAAGTTATCTATTGAAAAAAAGGAAaggaaacacaaagaaaaacatagTTTAACCAGACTTTTAGAGAACACCATACCAACTGCTAAAGTAGTTATATGCAAAAGATCGTTACATTCAAATTTGAGTTGGCTTTTGTATTGGTTATGATCAATCCAATTTTGTTTGGTTATGTCTTTAACCGACCGCTAGTTTctagtttataatatataaatccaCTCATTTTgcatttttctaaattattcTATTAAAATGTAGTCAAGAATGTCACTTGATTTCTCTTCTCTTGATCTTCACCTTGAGTCCCCCAGCCATATGAGCCGTCAAGAGAGGAACAAAAACTGGTTTGTGCTTACTAACGGGTATAATCTCAAACCGACTCAAAACAGAACCAACAACAAATTTCATCTGCATAAACGCCATCTCCTTCCCTATACAAACCCTCGGTCCTGCCTGAAAAACCGGAAACTTGAAAGGACTAACGGGTTTTAAAACCGGTTCTGTAATCCCCGGTTCAGAATCAAACCATCGGCTGGGTTTAAACTCCTCACAGTCCTTCCCCCACAAATTCTCCATCCTCCCCATTCCGTACGGGAAATAAGTCACTTTATCTCCTTTCTTTACACGAGTCCCGTCGGGTAAAACGTCGTCGTTCGCAGCATGCTTAGAGTCCCACGACACAGGTGGATAAAGCCTCATGGCTTCACATAAACAAGCCTTCATGTAGCTCATCTCTTTTAGTTCCTCAAACCCTAGCCCTAAACTCATCAACGGCTCCACTTCCTGTAATAGCTTCTTTTCCACGTCATCGTTTTCAGATAACAACCAAAACAGCCACGTCATCGCCGCTGACGTAGTGTCCCTTCCCGCCATGATGAAACTAATAACCATGTCCCTCACCGCTTCGCTGTCGTGTCCGGACGCTAGAAACCTCGACAGAAGATCTTGTTTGGCTTCTTGTCCGGTCCCAATCTCGAGACTCTTCCTTTTAGCTCTGACAATCTCGGAAACCAACTCGTGTACTGTCCTGATCGCTTCTCTCAACCTCCTCTCGCTTCCCACGTTCAACACACGCTTCGCCTTCCAAACAGCGTAAAGAGGCTCCGTGGCACGGCGAGCACTAATCTCAGCCGCGGTATCAAACGCCTCCGCAAGTGGGTTAACGGGTCGGGTCAAATCCAAACAATCCGGGTCCCAACCCAACGAGACTTTACAAACAACATCGAAAGCAAAACGTTTGAAAACATCTTGCAAGTCAACGGTCGTACCGACATCAGCTGCTGTCGAAAGAACAGGTACAATACGTGTTTCAACTTCTTCTCTAAGAACCTCGAAAGCGAAACTCCTTAGCGAACGAGTCGAGAACTCATGGCTAGCGAGTTTACGTTGCGAGCTCCATGAGTGACCGTCTACGTTGAATATTCCTTGTCCGAGGAGATCACCGAGGAGGTCAGTAAAAGGTCTACCTTTCGGGAAGTTGAAAAAGTTTGTTTTGAGAATATATTCAACGTTTTCTGGGTTTGTTGTGACGATGGTACGACGGTTTCCGAGGAGAGGAATTGTGATGGTTTGCGACGGTGAGAGACGGAGGAGTTTGGTGTACCATTGGAGAAGACGGTGACGGTTTTTGTTGAAAGAGAGTATGGAACCAATGAGTGGATACGACGGCGGTCCATTTACATTTGTTTCTTGAGTTTTCTTAGTTGAAGACGATGAAAAGATTGAGATGATGATTATAAGAAACGCTATAACAAAGAAGCTCATGAGAAAggacattcttttttttttgtttcttgtttatttTTCGTTGTGGGCTTGAGAGGATTTGTGAATGTGATTTCAATATGTATGTAGTGCGTCTTATAGGAGGGAGAAGGTAAGCGGGTTTGACCCCAATTGCCAAAAAAGGATATCGTGGTAATTATTATAGTTTGATCCACATTTCACATGACAGGACATTGTGTGGATAGGTAGATGCTAtctttttattataacttattcttgggttcaccctctATGTGAATCTATAgcttcaccaaccaatagaactgtgtcattttaaattcattatattttaaaaaagactTATTCGTAGGAgtcattcttgggttcaccccctagagtgaacctctaggttcaccaaccaataggatttcattatttcaaattcgatatcttttaaaaaaggaaacaaaatattttcaaattatattatgtttttaaaataaaaaagtaaaaaaagataatagttacagaaaaaagaattaaaaaaaaatatttttaatgttgtcaacaaaacactaaaccctaaatcctaatccctaaaccctaaatcctaaactctaaacccctgggtaaaccctaaacccttgggtaaatcctaaacccttgggtaaaccctaaacccttggataaatcctaaaatttcaataaaaaacgactaaaaccctaaaccttaaacgcttgaatgttttagtgtatagtgattttgattttgagttaaggatttatcttagagtttaggatttatcctagagtttagggtttaggattaagggtttagggattagaatttaaagtttagggtttaatgttatgctgacgacgtaaaatatttttttttgcaattattatttttttttatcttttaatgttaaagacataatataatttgacaatattttgtttacttttttaaaagatatcgaatataaaataagacaatcttattggttggtgaacctagaggttcaccctagggggtggaccctagggtttagggtttacccaagagtttagggtttatccaagggtttagggtttaggatttagggtttagggtttagggattaggatttagggtttagtgttttgttgagaatattaaaaatatatattttttaattcttttttctgtaactattatctttttttacttttttattttaaaaacataatataatttgagaatattttgtttcctttttaaaagatatcgaatttgaaataatgaaattctattggttggtgattTAGAGGTTCACCTTAGGGGGTGAATCCAAGAATGactctttaaaaaaaagttattcttAGATTCACTCCCTAGGGTGAacaggttcaccaaccaataagatttagttatttcaaatctgatatcttttaaaaaaggaaataaaatattatcaaattatattacgtttttaaaattaaaaaaaaatattaaaaaataaaaataataatagttgcaaaaaaatgttttcaaaaaaataaacaaaacactaaactcaaaatctaaactctaaacccttaggtaaaccctaaaccttttgataaattttaaagatttattcttgggtttcattttttaaaatatactgaATCTAAAAtgacacaatcctattggttggtgaacctatagattcacctagggggtgaacccaagaataagtctttaaaatttatcaaaaagttttgggtttacctaagggtttggggtttagatttagagtttagtgttttgtttatcgtattaattttttttttgaaaacattttttttttgcaactattattatttttatttatttatatttttttttaattttaaaaacgtaatataatttgagaatattttatttccttttttaaaagttatcaGATTTGAAATAACTAAATCTTATTAGTTGGTGAAAACCTATAAGTTCACCCTATGGAGTGAatccaagaataactcttttattattagttgtgttttatttttctgtctTTTTGGAATGTTTTTAACGAAAGGATGTGAATATTTAATCAACGTAGGTATATGCtacttttaagaataaaattgTATTGAGTTTCTAAGAGCACTTATGTGTCCATTGATGAAATATTCATCTAATTTCGCACATATATAACAATATTAGTTCAATGTAATTTAAGTTGAAAATTTAGCtaaaattttctatttactaatgAAATATctgttaaatatattttaatatattatccatttattttttaaaaaactctaTTTCTAGTgtaatttatatagaaaaaaaaattacaacaaaatttgatctttttttttggtcaaaattttTTGATCTTAATTACAAGATGCCTCAACTcaataatgttttataaaatattaaattatatcttaaatatatataagataattgtAATAGTATTTgttaagataaataataatatatatgtatctaaggaaacataataattatacataatttaaataaaatatcactatataatttttttaattttcaaatctttttttccGATGTCTGATATTTTGCTATTAAtctaatactccctccgttttttattataagtcgttttagagaaactattttgtttcaaattatatgtcgttttcggttttctatgtaaaatttattaataattaatgttgtatgaccaatggtaatatatcttatatttttctattggttgaattgtggttaggtaaataattaatgatgtttttgtttagaaaattaaaaaattaatggttttcttaatctacgtgcatagctgtaaaacgacttatattaaaaaacggagggagtagtactaattaaaaaatttctttagtattttactatattattATCTACtctaatattatcatttaataataatgtagatatgtttgattgtttaattaaaAACTCCATGATAAAATTAAACTTGTGAGGtaattttgtaaactaattaAGACAGCTGGATAACACTGCAAAATACAACTTTACTGTCAACCACATTGTAAAATACATCCATTATACACGTTTTCTAGAAATAGCTTCCTCTctctatattttaagatagtgTATCACAGGGCCGTCTAATAGCACGCGCAAGTGGAGCGGTCGAACAGGgtccgaaatataaaaataaaaaatttaaagattttttaaaatatatagataaattatggtaaaaaactttaaaattttagatataatgcTAAATTTAgaacttaattaaaaaatttcagacaaagttattaaattttaaaattacgtgataaaatatacaattaatattttttttgaacggGGCCTAAAATTAATTTGAGACTGCCCAGGTGTATCACATTGTTTCTCTACTGCACGAAACCGAAATCTGATTTATTTACTATTAAGGAGAGTCCAGTTGTCAAAAAAGAAGTGTCCATCCGAGTTACTTAAACTTGTCACCAAAAATGTGACGTGTTGTAAACTAATTGGAAAGCAAGTCAAAAGCTCATCACGTGGCATATTCGCCAACAAGTCACAAAACCACTATAGAAATAAACTGCGACGCCAAAAGGAAAAAATTGTCTATATAAAgtaactatattataaaaaaatcactatATTATACTGTACGTTGTTACTTATGAAGTTGGCAAatgcatatatttttaaaaaagtttaagcAAAATTCAAGTAATATACGACATTTCCATATATCCAATAATGGCTAAAATATTATGGAACATCCAAACTTGTATAATAGTTCCAGTTTTACATAACGTGTTCCTATCATAACGTATTTAAAAACAACTGAATGCTCAGACTTTTGATCAAATGGTCGGGTTTTAAATAAACTCGAGCCGAAATGTAGGACGTAGACGTTGAAGAAGTTTTTGCACGAGCCTGATTGGAAGAATGACCAGATAAGTTCCCCCTGgtgctttttcattttttgcatgttcttatttattttttttgataaaaatgacCAGATACATTTTTGCATTTTCTTCTTTAGGCTTGGATTCATGgcttatttttaatcaaatgttTCCACAAATCACCCGTTGTTTTGTTATCgacattatatttttctttatggaTGAGAAAATATGTCTACTATAAGACCTTGTTATAATGTATGGTTTAAATCGGCCTGATTattcatttttgaatatattgaGTTGCATGATCAGTTTCTCCGATTGAAACTACAATTATTGTCTGCACTAAAAAAACTACAATTATTTTAGTCCTAATTAGGCTaaaggtaaaaataaattttagttattattattttattcttatgtttgatttataaatatattttgtaaattttaaattaatttatatatgttctttaaaaaaattctaaaatttcaATTGATTTTGAGTTGCATAAACAAGCCAAATAGGTATAAATGAGTAGTCGTAcgctaattaaaaaaaaaaactctctctagGATGAACGAAGGAGACTCTCGACAAAAGACAATGCCGCCGTCATTCTCATCTCTCGATGCCGGTAGGGCCTCAGGCCGCCGGCGTCGGGTTCTCTGTACCGCCGTCTACTCGTTACCGTCACCTTTGGCGTTCATCGCCGTCTTCATCTCTCATGCTCTCGTCCCCTTCGCCTCCCACGTCGCAGTCTCTTCAGATCCAGTCGCCGCCGTCACCTCATCTAATCTTCCCCTGGTCGCCGCCTCCTCCCCTGTTCCTCTCATCATCACCGCTCACCCTATCACGGCGAGCAGGAGCGCCGGATCTACTCTTCTCGAAATCACTGGATCTGCACACTTCCTCGCACCACTTGGGTCCCCGTTTGGAGCACAGCCTGAGCATCCTTTGTTTCGCTTCTCTCTCTCACCAGTGCTAGCCATTAGATGTCATGTCTCCTTACCATCTCAAACTTTGGTCAAGAACCCTCAACGATGGTTTCAATCCCACAGATCTATTGGAGTGGATATTCAAATTGTAATGGGTTTGTGCCTCTGCTTAGGTTCTGTTGAGAGCAACGGTCTCGATACGGTAATATCGGAGTCCTAGTTCTCATCCTCACCTTAGCTTCCATCCCCCGTTGAGTATCGCCAAGAGCATCACGACCCTGACCCTAAGGTTATACTGGTTCTTTATTTCCAAATACAGGCAACTCAGGCCTCTTTTGCTTTCCGACTTATTCGAGATTCACATAGTCTCTTCGAAAAGCTTTCTTGGTGGTTCAAATTGCAGGCACCTAAGACTTAGATACCAAGGCTCCGTCCGACAACTCCCTCCGACCTTGTCAACCATTCTGTTCGATTCAGAGCCAAATCTACTAATGGAATCGGAGATGACAAAAGTTTCAACCGCCTCACCATCTCGCTTACCGATCTTTTTGCTACCCGGATCTCGTGAGATTCACCTAGTTTTCCGGAGCAACATAGACGGTTGTAGAGCTGTTCTCTTTCCTTTGACGGGGTTTGTAACCTCAATCTATTTTCACCCTCTTCCAACCCCTTTCACTAGGGTATTTCAACGTCTGTTCAGAGTATTCGAATGATATCAAGGATTCAAAGGAAGGTTATCTGCGGATTTATCTACTTCGAGCTAGTCTCTCCTTTTAACACTTCTATCTCATGTTGTATTGTTTTCCTGTTATTGTTGTTCATCTTACCGTCGAGCATGCCTCCGGCTGTAGTCGTCGAAACGCTTAAGATTTGAATTAATGAaatttgtgttacaaaaaaaagaagagtaatGGTACcccatatattttaaatgtggcTTAGACATTGTCTTGTGTTTGTATGGCCAAGCAATAACAACTTAGTTACagaaataaatcaaattatttaacCTATTTTTATTCTTCTAATTCTTTGATTAATAATgaattcatattaaaatatttaaaattatttattttaaaatctgttATATTATTTGAAGTTCAtaagaatattaaaatatatatattaatgagtTTTCTGCAGCAACttttataacttttattaaGATAGATATTTAAAGTCAATTTTTGAAAGAAACACaagaatattattaaaataatttatacatatgcatgaatattttttatattttaaatacataatatatattataataaataaattaaatattaaactgattatattttgttaaagatatttgtataatatatcTTATGGGAATTCACTTAAACATGACACACAAAACACAATAATAATATCACAAAATAAGATattctttttgttattaaaaaggTCAAATAAAAAGTTTCTTTTATTGATAATAAAATTAACCATAGTAActttagttaattaattatacatatatattaaatagttataagatttaaaataaagaCATAGAATactgatctttttttttgtgtaaacaataatactgaattttttaaaaacatttatagagATATTTGCTTGAAAGTTATCTCGTTGTTATACGtggaaaggcttaagagaacTGATTTGGTTATCTGTGTCAGCAAAGTTCGCTTACATTTTCCGATACATATCCATTTAGAACttcagagttaagcgtgcttgatcTGGCGTAGTGGAAGGATGAGTGAcatatcgggaagtgattcgcgatatcGTGAGAGTGAGTCCAAAGCACGAGGAATagtcatgtggtgattgcaaGGTTAGTAAACAAGACTTTCGGGCTTTGAAAAAATTAACGCACCGTCCGTCGCACAGAATGGGGCTCATGGCCGAGTGAGCGAACGGTCGAAAAGGCTTACTGAGAGGTGTCTTGAGACATGTTTTTGTGTGCAACGGAGCATTACCCTCTGTGAGTGGGTATGAATTGTATCATCACGATTTCTGGTATATGTGagaaggcttaagagaattgatttggttaTCTATGTTACCAAAGTGCGCTTACCTTTTACATATCCGTTTAGATCCCCAGAGTTAAGCGTTCTTGATCTGGAATAGTGGAAAGATGAGTGACATATCGGAAAGTGATTCACGATATCGTGCAAGTGAAACCAAAATATGAGGAAAGCTCATGTGGTGATTGCATGGTTAGTAAAGAAGACTTTCAGGCCTTAGAAAAATTAGCGCACAGCTCATCATACGGAATGGAGCCTATGGACCAAGTGAACGGGCGTGGAAGGTCTATCAGTCGTGGGTAGTCGGGGCGTTACACAATGTTACAATTTATTTAAGCTTAAAACCTCTTACTTTAGTTTGATAAGTCATAATGAGAAAGttaaatgatatttcaaaatTGTAAACCATGATTAAACGATGATATTTCGCAATTGTAAACCATGATGagtgttggacccaatttcaGTCAACTATGTGATCGGGCCTAAATAACCTGGGCCGCGCAAAGAAGCCCAACTCTGGCTAGCAAGAGAAGATCGATCTGACGAGCCGAAGATCAAAGAGAAGTTGAGAATAATTCAAGACCAATCCACTATAAGAAGAGATCGATGGACACGAGGAAAGACACAGAGAAAACCCTTGCAAGATACAGCTCACCTCTTTTTCATGGACATTAGAACGTCGTTGAAAATATATCCGCTCTCTCCAAGGTATTCTTTGATTTAGAATTGATTTATCCTAGAAACcccgagtttggtatggttggttttgcagatacaTGGTATTTTTCAGATCTTCATAGAGCTTGATCGCAAACCAAATGTTCTTACAATTGGCGAAACCTCGTTTATGTAGCATCCcaaaaaacaaacattaatTTCAACTTCTTCAAAGAATGTCAGGAATGTGTATGACTTAGGTCAATGAGATTACATACAAGACACAAGCAGAATATCTATGAAGAAAGAGTCAACAAAAGTATTTGAAGATAACTCGGCTTGTATTGCTCAACTCGAAAAGGTTATATCAAGAGTGACAAGACAAAGCATATTCcccaatatttttcttatacatTCGAGAGCTTTAGAAAAATCAATAAGTGGACATCGAATATGTAGTTCATGCAACAATCCGACAAATTTGTTTATAAAGACAATTCACACTATAACTTTTCGAAACACGTCTACAATAACGAAATGCGTCATTTGCGTGACCTATGAATAAAAATTTCTGTTCATTATTCTCAGGGGGAAGATTACATCAGTGTACTATGTTTCCCTTGTCATGGTTTTTATCCCATGAGTTTTCtatgactaggtttttaacgagcgAGTACGTAATAAAAGATGAATAAGCAAGGGGAGTGTTAAAGATGTGATTATTCATCACATATGATTGTGAATAAGGTGATAAgttaagatatattttataaatatatatgtgagAGAGAGACAAGTGATGAAGCTTAGAAGAGTAATTTTTTATTCATACTATATATCTGAATTACAACTGCACATCATCCCATCACCCTTATTTATAGTATGACTTAGTCAGTCGTACTCAGACATTTAtgagaagatatatatatatatatatatataatatgtcaAGTTGGTTAAGTTTGTCAAGAGGATAATCATTTAACActcccccccaccccccccccccccctcccccccccccttaatTATTCAtcttgtattatatatttatctttaaaaacctagtcatggtAAAATCCTACGGGATAAAAATCATGATgaggaaaaaaaatacattaagataATCTCCCTAAGAATAATAGAGCTTTTTTTTCATAGATCACATAAATGCTGCAATCTGATATCGAGAACTTGGAATGTTGTAGTGCGAAGAGCCTTTGTGAACAAGTTAGCCGTACATACTCAATGTCCACTTCTTGAATTTTTTGAGTTCTCATATGTACGAGAAAAATATTGGAGGGATGTGGTTTGTtgtagtttcttatatatcctTATTTGAGTTAAGAGACATAAGCCGAGTTATCTTCACATACTTTCGTCTGGTCTTTCTTGGTGACGATTTTACTGGCTTCTTGGATACGGTGACTCATTGACCTAAACCACACAAGTTCTCGATATGCTTCGTGAAGCATCAACGTTTATTTACGTGAGAACCATGAGATTTTGGTTCCACCAAAAACATGTCCAGGTTTTGATAGAAATTTACGAATATCCAAAAAATATCGTGCATGTCCAAAATTAACCATACCAAACTCGAGATTTATAGATTAAAATAATCCTAAATCAAAACATACCATGGAGAGAACATATATATTCTCGACTCCGCTCTAACACCATGAATAGGAGATAAGTTGTTTTTTGCAAATAAATTAgtcacaaaaattatatttaatcaaatatgACTTGTAAGATACATAAGCTCACATATTCTTTATTACCGTTAGCATCTCCAAAGTACTTATTTATACAAT
This genomic interval from Brassica napus cultivar Da-Ae chromosome A6, Da-Ae, whole genome shotgun sequence contains the following:
- the LOC111213368 gene encoding cytochrome P450 94B3; this translates as MSFLMSFFVIAFLIIIISIFSSSSTKKTQETNVNGPPSYPLIGSILSFNKNRHRLLQWYTKLLRLSPSQTITIPLLGNRRTIVTTNPENVEYILKTNFFNFPKGRPFTDLLGDLLGQGIFNVDGHSWSSQRKLASHEFSTRSLRSFAFEVLREEVETRIVPVLSTAADVGTTVDLQDVFKRFAFDVVCKVSLGWDPDCLDLTRPVNPLAEAFDTAAEISARRATEPLYAVWKAKRVLNVGSERRLREAIRTVHELVSEIVRAKRKSLEIGTGQEAKQDLLSRFLASGHDSEAVRDMVISFIMAGRDTTSAAMTWLFWLLSENDDVEKKLLQEVEPLMSLGLGFEELKEMSYMKACLCEAMRLYPPVSWDSKHAANDDVLPDGTRVKKGDKVTYFPYGMGRMENLWGKDCEEFKPSRWFDSEPGITEPVLKPVSPFKFPVFQAGPRVCIGKEMAFMQMKFVVGSVLSRFEIIPVSKHKPVFVPLLTAHMAGGLKVKIKRREIK